From a single Loigolactobacillus coryniformis subsp. coryniformis KCTC 3167 = DSM 20001 genomic region:
- a CDS encoding RluA family pseudouridine synthase: MKFNWRNQGPKTTVARFLQHQGLSKHMLQRLKYHGQVWVAGQPSRLIDQLPTNAEIKIKLPAENGDPLAAISSQPLMLLYETPDWLVINKPANLASVSGPQTGIDTVVSRVRGYLLRQGAENIVPHLVSRLDYATSGVLLVAKHAFAHSRLANSATNLVREKTYLAVVAGAVHTEHGMITLPLGQRPTQAAGIIDLNGKAARTEFWRQTYLPQLDASVLKVKLHTGRRHQIRIHLQAIGHPLLGDALYGGPMDRGIHRQALHAWQLTFTDPFTQQTQTFTAPLPLDLQQLLKSKNNL, translated from the coding sequence ATGAAATTTAATTGGCGAAATCAAGGACCAAAAACTACTGTGGCGCGATTTTTACAACACCAAGGTTTAAGTAAGCATATGTTGCAGCGCTTAAAGTATCATGGTCAAGTTTGGGTTGCGGGGCAGCCCAGTCGCCTGATCGACCAACTACCAACCAATGCGGAAATAAAAATAAAGCTGCCAGCGGAAAATGGTGATCCGCTGGCAGCTATTAGTTCACAGCCGTTAATGCTATTGTATGAAACACCAGACTGGCTAGTGATCAATAAACCGGCTAATTTGGCTTCAGTTTCCGGTCCACAGACAGGTATCGATACGGTTGTTAGTCGTGTGCGTGGGTATCTGTTGCGGCAAGGTGCTGAGAATATTGTGCCACATTTGGTCAGTCGTCTAGATTATGCCACTAGTGGTGTGTTATTAGTGGCCAAACACGCTTTTGCTCATAGTCGATTAGCTAACTCAGCGACTAATTTAGTACGTGAAAAAACTTATTTAGCGGTAGTTGCAGGCGCAGTACACACAGAACATGGTATGATCACGTTACCTTTAGGTCAACGACCGACACAAGCGGCTGGTATCATCGATTTAAATGGTAAAGCTGCACGCACTGAATTCTGGCGGCAAACTTATTTGCCACAATTGGACGCTAGCGTTTTGAAGGTGAAGTTACACACTGGCCGGCGCCACCAAATTCGAATCCACCTGCAAGCTATAGGCCATCCGTTGCTAGGCGATGCTTTATATGGTGGTCCAATGGATCGAGGTATTCACCGCCAAGCACTACATGCATGGCAATTAACGTTCACTGATCCGTTTACACAACAAACCCAAACGTTTACTGCACCATTGCCGCTGGACTTACAGCAGTTGCTTAAAAGTAAGAATAACCTTTAA
- a CDS encoding IS30 family transposase: MQEQNTTVREKGHHLTSFERGRIATLHSQGYSNRAIARVIGVCHQTISNELRRGEIDQVKKVNGQRQYHREYSPEAAQAKYEANRMSCHRPLKLAGVADFIHYFTAHLHQDGWSPDAAVGRAKLEGLYQPEEMVSTKTLYHYIDAQLLEVRNLDLLEKNRRRTKHHHSPKHKRLAGRSIEERPKSIDQRQEFGHFELDTVVGKRNGQESVILTLIERQSRCQILRLIDGRDADSVNYELAKICQEYGHIMKSVTADNGAEFAAAGTVLDGVADLYYAHPYRSSERGTNEAHNRMIRRDVPKGLSMDTLGPSDIQAVEAKLNNLPRRQSGYQTPKELFSAAAG, encoded by the coding sequence ATGCAAGAACAGAATACCACAGTCCGAGAAAAAGGTCACCACCTAACTTCATTTGAGCGCGGCAGAATCGCCACGCTACACAGCCAAGGATACTCTAACCGCGCAATTGCTAGAGTTATCGGCGTTTGTCATCAAACAATCAGTAATGAACTACGCCGTGGTGAGATCGACCAAGTTAAAAAAGTGAACGGTCAACGGCAATATCACCGCGAGTACTCGCCAGAAGCGGCACAGGCCAAATACGAAGCTAACCGAATGTCCTGTCATCGACCTTTGAAACTCGCTGGTGTCGCTGACTTTATCCACTACTTTACGGCCCATTTGCACCAAGACGGTTGGTCGCCTGATGCCGCGGTGGGCCGTGCTAAACTTGAAGGCTTATATCAACCTGAGGAGATGGTTTCGACCAAGACGTTATACCACTATATCGATGCGCAACTACTTGAAGTCCGTAATCTTGATCTGCTCGAAAAAAACCGGCGCCGCACCAAACACCACCATTCACCCAAGCATAAGCGTCTGGCCGGACGAAGTATCGAAGAGCGACCTAAAAGTATTGATCAGCGCCAAGAGTTCGGTCACTTTGAGTTGGATACCGTAGTCGGTAAACGTAATGGCCAAGAAAGTGTCATTCTAACGCTGATCGAGCGCCAATCTCGCTGTCAGATCCTGCGTTTGATTGATGGCCGTGACGCCGATTCAGTCAACTACGAACTGGCTAAGATCTGCCAAGAATACGGGCACATCATGAAGTCCGTTACCGCTGACAACGGGGCAGAATTCGCAGCGGCGGGGACGGTGCTTGACGGGGTTGCCGACCTTTATTATGCCCACCCTTACCGCTCTTCAGAACGAGGCACAAATGAGGCGCATAATCGAATGATCCGTCGTGATGTGCCTAAGGGCCTGTCCATGGATACTTTAGGCCCTAGTGATATCCAAGCAGTGGAAGCCAAGCTAAACAACTTACCACGCCGGCAGTCAGGTTACCAAACCCCAAAAGAGCTTTTCTCCGCTGCCGCTGGCTAA